A single Panthera uncia isolate 11264 chromosome E2 unlocalized genomic scaffold, Puncia_PCG_1.0 HiC_scaffold_19, whole genome shotgun sequence DNA region contains:
- the KCTD15 gene encoding BTB/POZ domain-containing protein KCTD15 codes for MPHRKERPSGSSLHAHGSASTAEGGSMSRLSLTRSPVSPLAAQGIPLPAQLTKSNAPVHIDVGGHMYTSSLATLTKYPDSRISRLFNGTEPIVLDSLKQHYFIDRDGEIFRYVLSFLRTSKLLLPDDFKDFSLLYEEARYYQLQPMVRELERWQQEQEQRRRSRACDCLVVRVTPDLGERIALSGEKALIEEVFPETGDVMCNSVNAGWNQDPTHVIRFPLNGYCRLNSVQVLERLFQRGFSVAASCGGGVDSSQFSEYVLCREERRPQPTPTAVRIKQEPLD; via the exons ATGCCTCACCGCAAGGAGCGGCCGAGCGGGTCCTCGCTTCACGCCCACGGCAGCGCCAGCACTGCG GAGGGAGGAAGCATGTCCCGGTTGTCTCTTACCCGGTCGCCCGTGTCTCCCCTGGCCGCCCAGGGGATCCCACTGCCAGCCCAGCTCACCAAGTCCAACGCACCCGTGCACATCGATGTGGGTGGCCACATGTACACCAGCAGCCTGGCCACGCTCACCAAGTACCCTGACTCCAG aataaGCCGCCTCTTCAATGGCACTGAACCCATCGTCCTGGACAGTTTAAAGCAACATTATTTCATCGACCGGGATGGGGAGATTTTCCGCTATGTCCTGAGCTTCCTGCGGACGTCAAAACTGCTGCTCCCGGATGACTTCAAG GACTTCAGCCTGCTCTACGAGGAGGCGCGGTACTACCAGCTGCAGCCCATGGTGCGCGAGCTGGAGCGCTggcagcaggagcaggagcagcgGCGCCGCAGCCGCGCCTGTGACTGCCTGGTGGTGCGGGTCACGCCGGACTTGGGTGAGCGGATCGCGCTCAGTGGCGAGAAGGCCCTCATCGAGGAGGTTTTCCCCGAGACCGGGGACGTCATGTGCAACTCTGTCAACGCCGGCTGGAACCAGGACCCCACGCACGTCATCCGCTTCCCGCTCAACGGCTACTGCCGGCTCAACTCCGTGCAG GTCCTGGAGAGGCTGTTTCAGAGGGGCTTTAGCGTGGCTGCATCCTGTGGGGGTGGCGTGGACTCCTCCCAGTTCAGCGAGTACGTGCTTTGCCGTGAGGAGCGGCGACCGCAGCCCACCCCTACTGCGGTCCGGATAAAGCAGGAGCCCCTGGACTAG